The nucleotide window TCAAACATTTGCTCTTAAAGGGTATAATAATTGGTATTATGGAGGAAATGGTTCATCATTTGTTTCTCCTATAGATTATCTAAACATAAGCTATGATATTGTTTCGGACAAGCCGTTGCATTTCTATGTAGTTCCTTCACGAGAAGATTTTGATCTATGTCCAGAAGGAAAAACTTTTAACCATTATCCAAAGTATGAAAGAGAGAATGTACTAAATTTCAAAGGGATCGCTTCTTATTTAGATAAATATGGGGGAATAATCTTGTGCAATAATAACTTGGGAGATGCTACCATCACTGTAAATATCATGTTTTATTTTCATCCATCATTTTACGAGATGTTCAAAAATCAAACCATTACTTCTTACGAAATAGACTACAAGAATTGCGTAGTTTTAGATCCAACTGCAGGGGTCTATGGGTATCCAGGTTATGATGCTAGGTTAACTGGAGAAAAAATCGCTATGGATCCCATCAGCAAGGAATATATTTACCTTAAATAATGTCCTTTGTAGTTAGAGAAATCTACACCAGTCAGATAGATTGCTAGAAATCGAAGATGAAATTCACTAATTTTCAATTATCTTTTTATATAACTTCCTACACTCGTTAGTAATGACACGAAATCCCGTATATATTTCTCCAGCGAAAAGAGCATGGATTAGACGCAAGATTAACAGTGGAAAAACCAAGTATCAGATAGCAAAAGAGCTTGATATTTCAACATCAACCGTTTATTATTGGACAAAAGACATTCCTAATAGAAACATCGGATGGCCAGGGATACGTGGTAAAACACTTGATATGCTCCAGGAATTACTTACGAAAGGATACTGTTTTGCTGAATGTAGTGATCCACAGAGCCGGTATATCCACTTGCATAAGTATTTTCCAAGTGTCCATAGAATAAAGATTTACAATAAGCATATCCTTTATCTTGAAGGAAGAGAGGATGCAGCTGCACGAGCATTTATCGATAAACTACATGGTAAGAAGATTATCAGTTTCCAGGAATTAAAACAAATTACCAAAGTTTTTGGTACAACTCTTAACAGATCGGAAAAAGAAGATTTCCTTCTTAAAAAAGGAAGAAAGAAAGGATTTTGATAATTTCTAAAAAAGAGTGGTAATACTTATATTCATTTGATTTATAATTAGTGATTAGTTTAGTTCATAAAAGAATCTTGATGATTGATTACCATGAAATTAATAAATGCTACTGGAGAAATGATTAAAGACACTTTAGTAAAAGATTATGAAAAAGATGAAGGATTTAACGAAAATACTCTCTATAAAAATTGTATTAACGGTATGAAAAAAGTAAGACTAAATGATATTGATTCTACAGATATTGAAGGCCCTATTCAAACCTTTTTAATCAATTGGGGGACTATGGCAAGAGTTCTTAATCAAGATAAAAAATGGAAAAAGAAATTAATGAATGTTTTAAGAAATAAGAGTCATGTTTTGGATTCATTTAGAGATGAAAATCTTTTGTATAAGAGTATTAAAAAAGCAGAAACAAAAAACAAATTATTGATTGTTATGAATCTATTAAAAAATGTATTGGTCCTGTAGCTGCTACTAAAGTACTTCATCTTATAGCACCAAAGTTTTTCCCTATGTGGGATAATGATATCCTTTCAACAGTAAACAAGGATTGCAAGCAGATAAAATTATTTTCAAAAAGTATCAACACAAGTCCTATAGGATACTATACCTTCATGCAAGCAACGAAATATTTTATTTTATCAAATAAGAGCCGCAAAGAAACAATCAAGCATTGCAGGAATATTAATCCCGTATGCAAAATATCTGAGATTAGAGTAGTTGACAAATATTTTTGGATAAAAGTACCTCGAAAAAAGAAGAAAAAGAAACCTTCTCATAATTAAGATCAGGATATATTCGAATTTCTTAGATGTTTTATATTATTTCTCTTCTGTTAATTTGTTGTTCTTTCTCATATTTTTGCCTTCGGGTCTACTGCTTTTACGGTTTTTCTCTGATTCCACAGCCTCTTTTAGGCTTATCTCTCCTCTTAGAACTTTCATGGCGGTTTCTGCTGATATAGAAAACCTGCCGTTGGTTAATTGTCTGCTACGCTCCTGAACATTTCTAATGTCTCCCTTTGTTGGTTCTAGTAGCAGACGTCTCTGTACTTTACCGCCTGTTAACAAAGCTATTGCTGCAGCTGCTTCGCTGTCCCTCTCAGGTCTAATTGTTTTTGTTTTTTGCGAAGAGGTTGTTTTAGCTTCATTAACAATTTCTATAGGAGTCTTGAGTGGGATTAAGGAGTTTATTATCCTATTCCTAGTGATTGTAGATCCATCACCAATTCGTATAAGAGTTTCAACCGCAGGGTATTCTCTTATAAAACGTTTCACTATAACCGCCACCTTCTCAGGTGTTTCAACACATGTTTTCTGCAGTAGAATATCATCTCCTACAACAGCCACACCTGGTTGGTCACCTGGATCTATACCAATATAAACCTTAGAATACAGTTCTTTTCCAATTAGCATCTGCATAGCAAGATCCACAGCATGATCTATACTGTCATATGCATCTGCTGCAATGACATTCTGGGATTTTATGTCATGTATCTCCCTATTCGAGGTTAGTATAACCCCGATCCTACTAGGTATATTATCTATTGATGTTAGTGAAACATATGGTACATTTCTTTTTTTAAGTATCTTTAATAAATCATGGTACAAAGAAAAATCCTTTGTGTAAACACCCAGCGTCTTCATCTAACTAAAATATCAACGGTCTTAGATATATAAATTTGAGGTTTTTTCAGCGTTCCCAAGGTTTTTTCCCATCCAGATACTCAGTCCAGAAAACCCTAAGATCCTCTGTTAATAGTTCCTCTTGTCCCATAATCTTGTATCCTTTTTGTTTGCTTTTTTCAAGTTGTTTACCAAGGCTTAAATTTTTAACTTGATTTTCAAGATATTCATCTAGCTTCGTGTATTCCCTTTTGATTTCAACGTAGAGTTTACCGTTTTTCTCATAAGGTTTCTTAACAACCCTTTTGTTATTCACCCATTTTTTTATGAAATCCTCAGCGTTTTGTTTTAGTTCCAAAGGTGGTCCAACATGTATCATCGTCGGAGATAGAGACTCTTTTTTTGTCTCTAGGATTATCAGTATTTTTTTGTTTTCTAAACAGAAGGATGTTTTGTATATTGTAAAATTATTTCTCTCACATGATTCTTTTATTGAACGTATTGCTTTTCTTATCTGTGGATATAGGTTCTCTGGTATTATATCTGGTTTATCAAGTTTTAACCCTATGTATTTATGGTTTTGTTTTTTGATTTCTTCCTTTATTTTTTTAAGACTCCATGGTTTTGTTTTTTTTGGGAAAAAAAACGTTATACGTGGTTTTTTGTCGTATTCTCTACATGCTTCTATAAACAACTCGTATTTTTCTTTTGAAACAGCTGAGGCAACGTTTCTGTTGTTGTCCACAGGGTCTATGAATATTAGTGGTGCGTCAAAATCTGGATGTTTTTGGTTTGTTAACGTTATCGTATGTTTTGTTTCCCAGTTTTTAGCGTTTTTTATTAATTCTTTGAATGAACCATATCTTATGATTAGTATTTCACATAGGTATCCTGAGAAGCCTTCTATTTCTGCCTCTGCCCCATAGCATCCTATGCCACGCATGAATTGTTTTAGTAGCCTTACTTCTCTTTTTTGTGTTTGTTTCAGGTTTTTTATAACATATTTTGTATGTAGTGGTGTCCTGTCTACTGCTGATAGTTTTTGTGAAGGTTTTTCTATCTGATATGATGGTACTATCTCTGTTTTTATGTTTTTGTAATACCCTCTTATATATGGGTGTTCTGCGTAGCATTCCTCTGTTTTCTTTAGTATTTTTCTACCAATGTTTATAGCATGTCTTCCTATCTCTTTTTTTTGGTAACTAGTTGGGAATAATAGAAACATGTCTATGTCTAGGTTGTTTCTCAGGTAGGTGTCTTTTGCTGTTGATCCAACTAACTCTATTTTTGCTGGTAACTGTTTTTTTGTTAATTCTTTTTGTACATTTTTTTTAAGCTCTTCTATTATTTTTTGTATCCTTTTTTTATCCTTATTGGTTGGTGTGATTTTTTGTAAGACTTTTTTTTCTATGGCACTAGCATTTATCATTTTGTTTTGCTCCATTCTTTTTTCTTCATAGTGTATCTTAATATGAATATTACTGCTATCGCTAAAGACGCACCGGCTATTATATCTATTATCCAGTGTATTGCCAGGTACATTATTGCTATTATTACTGTTATCATAGTGAAATATGTTAGATAGGTTAGTTTTTTGTTTTTTGTTAAACTCATCGAGTAAGCTATTAGAATGGTCATAGCTGTGTGTAATGAGGGTAGGCAGTTGTTTTCTGTTGTTACAGCATAAAAAAAGTTTTCCACAGTTGGTATTGTGTTTTCTAGTGCCGATCCCAAGTTGTTGAACACGTATACGTTTGTTACTGGTAGAAACAGGTAGAATGGCAAGGCTACGATGTATATTATTAGTAGTCCATATGCAAGTGTTTTCATCGCTTGTTTTTCATCTGCTATAATGTAATATAATGGCGAGAACCATAGTGTGAATGGATAAACTGCTATGTAAATTAATACGAAGAATGAGACTAAGACTGGTGTCCAATACTGTGAGAATGATGCTACAAAATTGCCTTCTATGCTTTTAATCGTTGGCGCGAAATCTGTTCCAACAATTTCTGTGGTTATCACGTCTATGGTTTTAACTTCTATTAAATGAAATAACACAACAGCTAGGATGATACTTATTGGGATAGCATTTTTTTTGAAAAGATCGAAGTATTCTTTCGCAGTTTTTTTAAAGATTTTTTTTGGTGTGAGAAAAAACAAGCTTATTACTATCAATACTAGTTGAATTGAACCAATTATGATTAACCAGTTGTATATCTTGTTCACCACCAAATAATCATATTTTTATTATCTTTAGATCCGTGTAGATGGGTCCCTTTGGTGTTAAATCACTTTTCTTTAGTTTAACTGTTTCTACTTTTATATCCGCGAATTCAATATCTCTATATTTTTCTAAAACCTGTAATAGTTTTTTTTTGTTTTTTGCTGTTTTCACCCTCGCGATTGTTAGATGTGGTGAGAAACCTCTTTTTTCTTTTTCGAAACCTATTTTTGAGGTTTGTTCATCTATTTTTTTTGCTATTTCTGCTATTGGTTCACTGTTTTGTATTCCTATCCAGACGACTTTTATGTAGTTTTGATTTGGAAAGACACCTGTTCCTTTTAATTGGATGTTGAAAGGTTTGGTTTCTTTTACTGAATTTTTTATTATTTTTTCCATTTCGTTTATCAGCATCTCTTCTGTGTCTCCTAGGAATTTTAGTGTTATATGGATGTTTTCTGGTTCCACAAGTTTAAGGTCTGCTCCTATTTTTTTTATTTCATTTTCAAAATCAACTAGTTTTTTGTTTGATTCAATATCTATCGCTATGAATCCTCTAAATTTTGACATATTATACCACGATTTTGATATCTGAATATGTTTTTTCTTTATAATTAATATTATCCAAGATTTAACAAAATATTTGATAATAAAGTAATGTTTATAAAGGGTTAAATATAATAAAGATAAAAATCTTTTAATCCTTCATAATATTAATACCGGATAATACTGGGGGAATTTGATATATGAAAAAGATAATTTCGACGTTGCTAATAAGCATATTTTTGATAACATCGCCTTCGGTGTTTAATGCTAGAGAAAATCAAAGCAGCAATAACCATATTGTTATTGCTTATTCATTTGAAACGCCGATTGTTAAATCTGTAGATATTTATGGCAGTATATATGATGAGGTTACTATCGATGGTACTTCTCTTAGTGGTAATCCTGGTGAACCAAGTTTACCTGCAAAAGGTGCATATATTTTACTTCCGCAAGGTAAAAAAGTAAATGAGATAGTCGTTACATATGATGAAGTTGTAAGTTTGGGTTCTGGGTTTAACATCAGACCAGTTGCAGAACGTTTTCCAATTTCTGACAACAATAATAAGCCGATGTTTGTTCCTGATGAAAATATTTATTTTTCAACTGATATATTTCCTGGTGAGCTATATACTGAGGTTGGTACATACAATTTTAGGGGATATAATATTCTCATTTTGAAGTTAAATCCTGTCCAGTATATACCCTCTTGTGGTGAGCTTTTCTATTACCCCAATTTAATAGTTAATGTTGAGACAGAGAATGATGCAGAGTATAATAGTGTTTATAGGGGGTTGGAAAAAGACAGAGAAGAGGTGATGAAGAAAGTTGACAACCCAGATGTTGTTGATATGTATACCTCAGAGCCAGAATTTTTACCTCTTGATATCCAATACCACTATGATCTTGTTATTATCACTACAGAGGCATTAAAAGAGTATTATGTTCCATTGGCAGATGCACATAATGCTAGTGGAACTATTACGTTAATAAAAACAGTAGAGGACATTGTTAAT belongs to Candidatus Thermoplasmatota archaeon and includes:
- a CDS encoding transglutaminase-like domain-containing protein, with the protein product MCYGLKIVISQEVYYIDPIIQRAEPYINKIVTNNITLRSYANSIIRDSCLSGDKECQINAVYRYVVENYNYISDPTGTELIQTPQETMQIKGGDCEDLAILLSSLLENIGIKTYLVLTENHAYCLASDVDTNALWTYVEQSLTTQVEKDWGGNIRQEFNQTFALKGYNNWYYGGNGSSFVSPIDYLNISYDIVSDKPLHFYVVPSREDFDLCPEGKTFNHYPKYERENVLNFKGIASYLDKYGGIILCNNNLGDATITVNIMFYFHPSFYEMFKNQTITSYEIDYKNCVVLDPTAGVYGYPGYDARLTGEKIAMDPISKEYIYLK
- the cca gene encoding CCA tRNA nucleotidyltransferase — translated: MEQNKMINASAIEKKVLQKITPTNKDKKRIQKIIEELKKNVQKELTKKQLPAKIELVGSTAKDTYLRNNLDIDMFLLFPTSYQKKEIGRHAINIGRKILKKTEECYAEHPYIRGYYKNIKTEIVPSYQIEKPSQKLSAVDRTPLHTKYVIKNLKQTQKREVRLLKQFMRGIGCYGAEAEIEGFSGYLCEILIIRYGSFKELIKNAKNWETKHTITLTNQKHPDFDAPLIFIDPVDNNRNVASAVSKEKYELFIEACREYDKKPRITFFFPKKTKPWSLKKIKEEIKKQNHKYIGLKLDKPDIIPENLYPQIRKAIRSIKESCERNNFTIYKTSFCLENKKILIILETKKESLSPTMIHVGPPLELKQNAEDFIKKWVNNKRVVKKPYEKNGKLYVEIKREYTKLDEYLENQVKNLSLGKQLEKSKQKGYKIMGQEELLTEDLRVFWTEYLDGKKPWER
- a CDS encoding phosphatase PAP2 family protein, whose protein sequence is MVNKIYNWLIIIGSIQLVLIVISLFFLTPKKIFKKTAKEYFDLFKKNAIPISIILAVVLFHLIEVKTIDVITTEIVGTDFAPTIKSIEGNFVASFSQYWTPVLVSFFVLIYIAVYPFTLWFSPLYYIIADEKQAMKTLAYGLLIIYIVALPFYLFLPVTNVYVFNNLGSALENTIPTVENFFYAVTTENNCLPSLHTAMTILIAYSMSLTKNKKLTYLTYFTMITVIIAIMYLAIHWIIDIIAGASLAIAVIFILRYTMKKKEWSKTK
- the thpR gene encoding RNA 2',3'-cyclic phosphodiesterase, coding for MSKFRGFIAIDIESNKKLVDFENEIKKIGADLKLVEPENIHITLKFLGDTEEMLINEMEKIIKNSVKETKPFNIQLKGTGVFPNQNYIKVVWIGIQNSEPIAEIAKKIDEQTSKIGFEKEKRGFSPHLTIARVKTAKNKKKLLQVLEKYRDIEFADIKVETVKLKKSDLTPKGPIYTDLKIIKI